Proteins from one Telopea speciosissima isolate NSW1024214 ecotype Mountain lineage chromosome 1, Tspe_v1, whole genome shotgun sequence genomic window:
- the LOC122654415 gene encoding LOB domain-containing protein 18-like, with translation MSSANSGGSTSSGGGGGVGGGSGGGPCGACKFLRRKCVTDCIFAPYFDSEQGAAHFAAVHKVFGASNVSKLLLHIPIHKRLDAVVTICYEAQARLRDPVYGCVAHIFALQQQVVNLQAELSYLQAHLATLELPSPTLRPPSPTLLTPPSLSIADLPTASSMPAASFDLSTLFDPLMQQPSWTLQQRQMELRQYGGGGGRNPSDNSSSSSAANATGGGGGGGGGGGDLQALARELLHRHRFSVVGSSHLTDPSPETKPSPPPPSSLSR, from the exons atgagtaGTGCAAACAGCGGTGGTAGTACCAGtagtggaggaggaggaggtgttGGTGGTGGCAGCGGTGGTGGGCCTTGTGGTGCATGTAAGTTCCTAAGGCGTAAATGCGTGACGGATTGTATATTTGCTCCATATTTTGACTCGGAACAAGGAGCGGCTCATTTCGCAGCGGTGCATAAGGTGTTTGGTGCAAGCAACGTTTCTAAGCTTCTACTTCATATACCCATCCATAAGCGCCTCGATGCGGTTGTCACCATTTGTTATGAGGCACAAGCTCGTCTCCGTGATCCAGTCTATGGTTGCGTTGCTCACATCTTCGCTCTTCAACAACAG GTGGTGAATTTGCAGGCGGAGCTGTCGTACTTGCAAGCTCATCTAGCAACCCTGGAGCTTCCATCTCCAACGCTGCGTCCGCCATCTCCGACTTTATTGACCCCACCGTCACTCTCCATTGCAGACCTTCCCACAGCTTCAAGCATGCCAGCTGCGTCATTTGATCTATCGACGCTTTTTGATCCTCTGATGCAACAACCTTCATGGACGTTGCAACAACGACAGATGGAACTTCGACAATACGGGGGTGGTGGTGGAAGGAATCCATCGGACaactcttcctcctcctccgccGCCAACGccacaggaggaggaggaggaggaggtggtggtggtggtgatcttcAGGCATTGGCAAGGGAGCTCCTTCACAGACACAGGTTTTCGGTGGTGGGTTCATCACATTTAACGGACCCATCACCTGAAACAAAACCTTCACCGCCGCCGCCGTCGTCTCTCTCTAGATAA
- the LOC122661409 gene encoding protein PSK SIMULATOR 1-like: protein MALETWLIKVKKLISDGLETIKSNKISKKSNLGVLAFEIAGLMSKLIHLWQSLSDKSIIRLRHESISLEGVRRIVSNEDSFLLALACAEMVENLRLVAKSVSRLSKSCSEDSGLQCFGSLFEDFANTGLDPNGWVLSWKEMESKLKQMNRYVTLTMTLHKEMNEVSELEHCLKKLLKEKKIVDLQQKLFWHKQEVKYLKENSLWERSFDTVTLLLARSVFTVLERIKLVFSVGPAIHGPCPPRYNLSLSATVHPSETTTTTTTTTTCKFEFLESNSKILKPPPSTLGAAALALHYSNLIIVTEKMIRSPQLVGIDARDDLYAMLPSSIRVSLRARLRGVGFSASDPVLAAEWRDAMSRILGWLSPLAHNMIIWQSERSFEKQNLIPKANVLLLQTLYFANQAKTEAAITELLVGLNYIWRFEREMNAKALLGCSKLPNLQSSC from the coding sequence ATGGCTCTTGAAACATGGCTGATTAAGGTAAAGAAGCTGATCTCAGATGGTCTCGAAACAATTAAATCCAATAAGATTTCCAAGAAATCTAACCTCGGCGTTTTAGCCTTCGAGATCGCTGGGCTCATGTCGAAGCTCATCCATCTTTGGCAATCCCTGTCCGACAAGAGCATCATTCGTCTTCGCCATGAATCCATATCTCTCGAAGGAGTTCGCAGGATAGTATCCAACGAAGATTCTTTCCTCTTAGCTCTTGCCTGTGCAGAGATGGTTGAGAACTTAAGGCTTGTAGCCAAATCCGTGTCAAGGCTCAGCAAAAGTTGCAGCGAAGATTCGGGTCTCCAGTGTTTCGGTAGCTTATTCGAAGATTTCGCTAACACAGGCCTCGATCCCAACGGTTGGGTGTTGAGTTGGAAGGAGATGGAATCCAAGCTAAAGCAAATGAATCGTTACGTCACTCTAACCATGACTCTCCATAAAGAGATGAACGAGGTTTCGGAACTCGAGCACTGTTTGAAGAAATTactcaaagagaagaagattgttGATCTCCAACAAAAGCTGTTTTGGCATAAACAAGAAGTGAAGTACCTCAAAGAGAACTCTCTTTGGGAAAGAAGCTTTGACACTGTCACGTTATTGCTTGCAAGGTCAGTGTTCACTGTTCTAGAAAGAATTAAGCTTGTGTTCAGCGTTGGACCAGCAATCCATGGCCCTTGTCCACCTCGCTATAACCTCTCCTTATCAGCCACGGTTCACCCATCTgaaactactactactactactactactactacatgTAAATTTGAATTCTTGGAGTCGAATTCAAAGATACTAAAGCCACCACCAAGTACCTTAGGAGCAGCAGCCCTTGCTCTACACTATTCTAATTTGATTATTGTGACAGAGAAGATGATTAGATCACCACAATTGGTTGGTATTGATGCGAGGGATGATCTCTATGCCATGTTGCCTTCTAGTATTAGAGTTTCACTGAGGGCTAGATTGAGAGGTGTTGGATTCTCTGCGAGTGATCCAGTGCTTGCCGCCGAGTGGAGAGATGCCATGAGTAGGATTTTGGGTTGGTTATCACCTTTGGCTCATAATATGATTATATGGCAGAGTGAACGTAGCTTTGAGAAGCAGAATTTGATACCAAAGGcaaatgttcttcttcttcaaacactGTACTTTGCAAACCAGGCCAAGACAGAGGCCGCCATCACTGAGCTTCTCGTTGGTCTGAATTATATTTGGaggtttgagagagagatgaatgcTAAGGCCTTGTTGGGTTGCTCCAAATTACCGAATTTGCAGAGCTCTTGTTGA